The stretch of DNA ACATGAGCCTCATGCCGGAAATGATTCAACTCGGCGCGGCAAGCCTCCGTGACGGACTGTGCCTGGGCGTACTCGACCTTCAGCAGCTCCACCATCTGGTGTTCGGCCTGCAGTACCGCAATGCGCTCCTCGAGCTCAGCCCTGAGTGCCGAGACCATCGCCTGTTGGGCGCTCAGCTCGCCGACCCGCTCGTTCAGCTCACGATTCAGCGCTTCCACATTGACCTTTTGGGTCTTCAGGTCCGCGAGCCGTTCATCCGATTCAAGCTGGAGCGCGTGGACTACCTGCTGATGTTCGCTCTGGAGGTTGTTGATCTGCGCCGTCGACTGAACCCGGGCTGCAAGACAGAACGACGACTCCGGGCCGAACACGAACCCATCAAAGACGTTGGGAGCACACTCGAAGGAGGACAGGAGTTCAGGGTGGGCGTCACTGACGTAGAAGCGGTTCAAACCATCGAAGTAGGCGAACGTATACCCCTTCGCAAGCACGTCGGCGTCCCATTGATCGTGGGTTGGCTCCGTGCTCAGGGGACGCGTGCTTTCAATCACCACCACCCACGGCCGAACCTGGCTGGTCCAGCTATGGATCACCTTCGCCTCGGCACCCTCGACGTCGATCTTCAACCAATGCACTTCGCGACCAGCGACGCGGTCGAATACTTCGTCCAGCGTGATCGACGACACCTGGACTTCATTCACCGAAAAACCGGCGGTCCGATGCTCCTCGGCGATGGCCGCATCCGTCGTGCTCAAGCCAGTCTCGGTAATGTCGAAGAACTGGAGGATTCCGGGGTTATCGCTGACCGCCACCTGGATAACGAGCTCGTCGGGTCGGCGAGCGCGCAGCTTGGCTGCGTAAGCATCGACCGGCTCGACGTTGACGCCACGCCACCCATGCTCATAAAACATCCGACTCACCGAATCGAAATCGGGGTCCTGTGCTCCCACGTCGATATAGCAGCCCTGGTCGACATGCCGCAAAGCACGCCAGAGCATGACATCCTCGAAATTCTGTGCGTAAGAGATCAACATCTGTGACTCATTCCGTCGGCTTTTCGCCGGATGTGGAAGTGAAGGGCGGAGCCTCGTCACGCACTACGGCGAACGACGCATCCAACCAGTTGGAGCCGATGAATACAGGCTGCCCGGCATTCATGACCTCGAATACGATCAGGTTGTCGACCCACTCGAAGTTGTCGTTCAGATGGGTATCGCTGCTCACCAGTGCGGGCGAAACCGAGTAGGAACCCGGCCCCAGACGGCAGGTGAAGTCCAGCGTGTAGGTGACAACCTCTCCGGCCCGTACATCCTCCTGGATCTGGTCCGTGTGCCAGGTGTTGCTGCCCCAGATGACGTGACCTTGTTTGTC from Lysobacter arenosi encodes:
- a CDS encoding FkbM family methyltransferase; this encodes MLISYAQNFEDVMLWRALRHVDQGCYIDVGAQDPDFDSVSRMFYEHGWRGVNVEPVDAYAAKLRARRPDELVIQVAVSDNPGILQFFDITETGLSTTDAAIAEEHRTAGFSVNEVQVSSITLDEVFDRVAGREVHWLKIDVEGAEAKVIHSWTSQVRPWVVVIESTRPLSTEPTHDQWDADVLAKGYTFAYFDGLNRFYVSDAHPELLSSFECAPNVFDGFVFGPESSFCLAARVQSTAQINNLQSEHQQVVHALQLESDERLADLKTQKVNVEALNRELNERVGELSAQQAMVSALRAELEERIAVLQAEHQMVELLKVEYAQAQSVTEACRAELNHFRHEAHVHRTTVLAMENSRSWRITAPLRKGTGLLRRLRHSPRQLLSDSVAASMRPVLRHPRLGPLVNAAVKRVPPLHARLRRMAQYRGMVNLKELAVVEAPRSSSQVGHFGGMNEADASKHLSTRARLLFARLVAEQESRGQ